Proteins encoded within one genomic window of Trichoderma asperellum chromosome 2, complete sequence:
- a CDS encoding uncharacterized protein (EggNog:ENOG41) → METAKQAFNYVAETVQGAASGASKETNKEIAKNDNVNVSTRLSAAKDAVGDKIDESTHNGKAEAHKQLAENN, encoded by the exons ATGGAGACCGCCAAGCAAGCTTTCAACTACGTCGCTGAGACCGTTCAGGGCGCTGCCTCTGGTGCTAGCAAGGAGACCAACAAGGAGATTGCCAAGAACGACAATGTCAATGTTTCCACTCG TCTTTCCGCAGCCAAGGATGCCGTCGGCGACAAAATTGACGAATCAACGCACAATGGCAAGGCCGAAGCTCACAAGCAGCTGGCTGAAAACAACTAA